The following are encoded together in the Gordonia insulae genome:
- a CDS encoding response regulator transcription factor, which translates to MTDVLLAEDDAAIAEPLARALTREGYGCEVVTDGAEAITQALDSRFELLILDLGLPEIDGLEVCRRIRSARPQLAVLMLTARTDEVDFVVGLDAGADDYVGKPFRLAELLARVRALLRRRQSADEVLDGGDIQLDTRGRRVLVDGADLVLANREFDLLRFLMERAGEVVSRDEILTEVWGSADLRSSKTLDMHISWLRRKIGDDQPDRARHIVTVRGVGFRFDP; encoded by the coding sequence GTGACCGATGTGCTGCTCGCCGAGGATGACGCGGCGATCGCCGAACCGTTGGCGCGGGCCCTGACCCGCGAGGGGTACGGGTGCGAGGTCGTCACCGATGGCGCCGAAGCGATCACCCAGGCGCTCGACAGCCGATTCGAGTTGCTCATCCTGGATCTGGGTCTCCCCGAGATCGACGGGCTCGAGGTCTGTCGTCGGATCCGTTCCGCCCGTCCGCAGCTCGCGGTGCTGATGCTGACCGCGCGCACCGACGAGGTGGACTTCGTCGTCGGACTCGACGCGGGCGCCGACGACTACGTCGGCAAGCCGTTCCGCCTGGCCGAGCTGCTCGCCCGGGTGCGGGCCCTGCTGCGCCGCAGGCAGAGTGCCGACGAGGTGCTCGACGGCGGCGACATCCAACTCGACACCCGCGGGCGACGGGTGCTGGTCGACGGCGCCGACCTCGTGCTGGCCAACCGGGAGTTCGACCTGTTGCGTTTCCTGATGGAACGGGCCGGCGAGGTGGTGAGCCGCGACGAGATCCTCACCGAGGTGTGGGGCTCGGCCGACCTGCGATCGTCGAAGACCCTGGACATGCACATCTCGTGGCTGCGCCGGAAGATCGGCGACGATCAGCCGGACCGGGCACGTCACATCGTCACGGTGCGGGGCGTCGGCTTCCGCTTCGATCCCTGA
- a CDS encoding 5-(carboxyamino)imidazole ribonucleotide synthase, translating to MCRVSSRMPTVTMIGGGQLARMTHQAAIALGQCLRVLAATDADPAAQVSADVVLGSHNDLADLREAAKGAVAVTFDHEGVPLAHLQALEAEGVAVRPPSAALHFAQDKLAMRVRLAELGLPVPAFADLTGDRDTARAQFVSFGEVHGWAIVLKAIRGGYDGRGVWLLDDRDEALTVFDEQYAAGAGLIVEQKVAMRRELSAMIARSPFGQGGAWPVVETVQRKGQCAVVLAPAPGLSDGVAEQAQQMALRLADELGVVGVMAMELFETDDGDLLVNELAMRPHNSGHWTMDGAVTSQFEQHLRAVLDYPLGDTSPRAAITVMANVLGADEAPVMSMDERLHHLMARMPDAKVHLYGKGERPDRKIGHVNIVGTQNDSVADVRERAERAAHWMSTAEWTDGWDVH from the coding sequence ATGTGTCGCGTGAGTTCCAGAATGCCTACCGTGACCATGATCGGCGGTGGTCAGCTCGCCCGGATGACCCACCAGGCCGCGATCGCGCTCGGGCAGTGTCTGCGGGTGCTGGCGGCCACCGACGCCGACCCCGCCGCGCAGGTCAGCGCAGACGTCGTGCTCGGTTCCCATAACGATCTCGCCGACCTGCGCGAGGCGGCCAAGGGTGCCGTCGCCGTGACGTTCGATCACGAGGGTGTGCCGCTGGCGCACCTCCAGGCGCTGGAAGCCGAGGGTGTCGCGGTGCGTCCGCCGTCGGCCGCGCTGCATTTCGCCCAGGACAAGCTCGCGATGCGCGTACGCCTCGCGGAACTCGGCCTGCCGGTGCCGGCCTTCGCCGACCTGACCGGCGATCGGGACACCGCCCGCGCGCAGTTCGTCTCGTTCGGCGAGGTGCACGGGTGGGCGATCGTGCTGAAGGCCATCCGCGGGGGATACGACGGGCGCGGGGTGTGGCTGCTCGACGATCGCGACGAGGCGCTGACGGTCTTCGACGAGCAGTATGCCGCCGGGGCGGGACTCATCGTCGAGCAGAAGGTCGCCATGCGGCGTGAACTGTCGGCGATGATCGCGCGCTCACCGTTCGGACAGGGCGGTGCATGGCCGGTGGTGGAGACGGTGCAGCGCAAGGGGCAGTGCGCGGTGGTGCTGGCGCCCGCGCCGGGCCTGTCCGACGGCGTCGCCGAGCAGGCCCAGCAGATGGCGCTGCGATTGGCCGACGAACTCGGTGTGGTCGGGGTGATGGCCATGGAGCTGTTCGAGACCGACGACGGTGATCTGTTGGTCAACGAGTTGGCGATGCGGCCGCACAACAGTGGGCACTGGACCATGGACGGCGCGGTCACCTCGCAGTTCGAGCAGCATCTGCGTGCCGTCCTGGACTATCCCCTCGGCGACACCTCACCTCGTGCCGCGATCACCGTGATGGCGAACGTCCTCGGCGCCGACGAGGCGCCGGTGATGTCGATGGATGAGCGTCTGCATCATCTGATGGCCCGGATGCCCGATGCGAAGGTGCATCTGTACGGTAAGGGCGAACGTCCCGATCGTAAGATCGGTCACGTCAACATTGTTGGTACCCAGAATGATTCGGTTGCCGACGTCCGGGAACGTGCGGAACGCGCCGCGCACTGGATGTCGACGGCCGAATGGACCGATGGATGGGATGTGCACTGA
- a CDS encoding recombinase family protein, with amino-acid sequence MTTTTADKPAIYLRISHDPSGKKAGVTRQREECLALCAARGWGEPLVYTDNDISASKGKRRPAYEAMLADIREGKISAVVAWDLDRLHRRPVELEAFMCLADEKHLALATASGDVDVSTPQGRMIARIKGTVAAHEVEHKAERHRIAAKHKAQSGKPQWRRAFGYLDSPQGPVPDPKTAHLVRQAYAAVLAGGSISDVARTFNAEGAHGLNGKPWTASTASLFLRKPRNAGLRDHNDELVRDKDGNPVKGTWQPLVDEQVWWEVQAILRAPERRPGGHTAVKRHLLTGVVHCGKCENGKLAGMQVDRGRTSVYRCKACYGTSIRAHDVEQYLLALVAARLARPDAVDLLKAEAQDATEAEELRTEANTLRARLDGLAVDYAEGLMTAQQVKVATAHITEKLAAIEAKHQDADKVRLFMDLPLGTDEVVDAVAALSPDRLRAVLATLMDVTVGPVGKGARASNGERVDAAERVQVVWK; translated from the coding sequence ATGACGACCACAACCGCCGATAAACCGGCCATCTACCTGCGTATATCCCACGATCCGAGCGGCAAGAAGGCCGGTGTCACCCGCCAGCGAGAGGAGTGCCTGGCCCTGTGTGCCGCCCGCGGGTGGGGCGAGCCGCTGGTGTACACCGACAACGACATCAGCGCCAGCAAGGGCAAGCGCCGCCCCGCCTATGAGGCCATGCTGGCCGACATCCGCGAGGGCAAGATCAGCGCCGTGGTGGCCTGGGACCTCGACCGGCTGCACCGCCGTCCAGTGGAGCTGGAGGCGTTCATGTGCCTGGCCGACGAGAAGCATCTGGCGCTGGCCACCGCGAGCGGGGATGTGGACGTGTCCACACCGCAGGGACGCATGATCGCCCGCATCAAGGGCACCGTCGCCGCCCACGAGGTCGAGCACAAGGCCGAGCGCCACCGGATCGCGGCCAAGCACAAGGCGCAGTCTGGCAAGCCGCAGTGGCGACGGGCGTTCGGCTACCTCGACAGCCCGCAGGGGCCGGTGCCCGACCCGAAGACCGCGCATCTGGTGCGCCAGGCATACGCCGCGGTGCTGGCCGGTGGCTCGATCTCCGACGTGGCCAGGACGTTCAACGCCGAAGGTGCCCACGGGCTCAACGGCAAGCCATGGACGGCGAGCACGGCCAGCCTGTTTCTGCGCAAGCCGCGCAACGCCGGGCTGCGCGACCACAACGACGAGCTGGTGCGCGACAAGGACGGCAACCCGGTCAAGGGCACCTGGCAGCCACTGGTGGACGAGCAGGTGTGGTGGGAAGTGCAGGCCATCCTGCGCGCACCCGAGCGCCGTCCAGGCGGGCACACGGCCGTGAAGCGCCACCTGCTGACCGGTGTCGTGCACTGCGGCAAGTGCGAGAACGGCAAGCTGGCCGGAATGCAGGTTGACCGCGGCCGGACATCGGTCTACCGCTGTAAAGCGTGCTACGGCACATCAATTCGCGCCCACGACGTGGAGCAGTACCTGCTCGCGCTGGTGGCCGCCCGACTGGCTCGACCCGACGCCGTGGACCTGCTCAAGGCCGAGGCCCAGGACGCCACCGAAGCCGAGGAACTGCGCACCGAGGCCAACACGCTGCGCGCACGCCTGGACGGCCTGGCCGTCGATTACGCCGAGGGCCTGATGACCGCCCAGCAGGTGAAGGTGGCCACCGCCCACATCACCGAGAAGCTGGCCGCCATCGAGGCCAAGCACCAGGACGCCGACAAGGTGCGCCTGTTCATGGATCTGCCGCTGGGCACCGACGAGGTGGTGGACGCCGTGGCCGCGCTGAGCCCCGACCGGCTGCGCGCCGTGCTGGCCACGCTGATGGACGTCACGGTCGGCCCGGTGGGCAAGGGTGCCCGCGCAAGCAACGGAGAGCGGGTCGACGCCGCCGAGCGGGTGCAGGTGGTGTGGAAGTAA
- a CDS encoding phage major capsid protein, with protein sequence MPSNVFSTPDAVKALAMDVKGVAPKDIIPEALIIQATTKAGNVEGDAPAVLVPYVSFDPDDIPFVPEGNVIPELEPDDAQAVIHTSKVGLIVPISVEQYGQDDAAALISDAAREALVRKANRAFLAQAAPVAPAINPPAGLLHQPLTEIDGDIITAGNLDALVDAIATIEADGGKASQILANPLAWAQVSKLKLGGESQAPLLGNAAQAQPQRQLLNVPVVVDRDVPADRLVVLDKQGVISAYGQVLVATSKEYLWNQQSVALMVTFRFGAVVAKPNRVVTVALEA encoded by the coding sequence ATGCCCAGCAATGTATTCAGTACCCCAGATGCCGTCAAGGCACTGGCAATGGACGTCAAGGGCGTTGCGCCCAAGGACATCATCCCCGAGGCCCTGATCATCCAGGCCACCACCAAGGCCGGAAACGTCGAGGGCGATGCGCCAGCGGTGCTGGTGCCCTACGTCAGCTTCGACCCCGACGACATCCCGTTCGTGCCCGAGGGCAACGTCATCCCCGAGCTCGAGCCCGACGACGCACAGGCCGTGATCCACACGTCCAAGGTGGGCCTGATCGTGCCCATCTCCGTGGAGCAGTACGGGCAGGACGACGCTGCGGCGCTGATCTCCGATGCTGCACGAGAAGCGCTGGTGCGCAAAGCGAACCGGGCATTCCTGGCACAGGCCGCGCCGGTGGCCCCGGCAATCAACCCGCCCGCGGGTCTGCTGCACCAGCCGCTCACCGAGATTGATGGTGACATCATCACGGCAGGCAACCTGGACGCACTGGTGGACGCCATCGCCACCATCGAAGCCGATGGCGGCAAGGCCAGCCAGATCCTCGCCAACCCGCTCGCGTGGGCGCAGGTGTCCAAGCTCAAGCTGGGCGGCGAGAGCCAGGCTCCGCTACTGGGCAACGCCGCTCAGGCACAGCCGCAGCGCCAGCTGCTGAACGTGCCCGTGGTCGTGGACCGCGACGTGCCCGCCGACCGCCTGGTCGTGCTGGACAAGCAGGGCGTGATCAGCGCCTACGGCCAGGTACTGGTAGCCACCAGCAAGGAGTACCTGTGGAACCAGCAGTCGGTGGCGCTGATGGTCACCTTCAGGTTCGGTGCCGTGGTCGCCAAGCCCAACCGCGTCGTCACTGTGGCGCTGGAGGCTTAA
- a CDS encoding GtrA family protein: MPFIDELVARLPEPVRRLAMRHHELIKFALVGGTTFVFDLVIFYLLTFTVLEEKPVVARIISGTLATILSYVLNREWAFKNRGGRERHHEALLFFVISGVGVILAAAPLWLANNVFDLRSNVTVTELVILDFVLGFIIGNLLQMAFRFWALRKFAFPEETLRGGDAGSTDLHADVDELNDEELGHA, encoded by the coding sequence GTGCCCTTCATCGACGAGCTCGTCGCTCGACTGCCCGAGCCGGTTCGTCGGCTCGCGATGCGTCATCACGAGCTGATCAAGTTCGCTCTCGTCGGGGGCACCACGTTCGTCTTCGACCTGGTGATCTTCTATCTGCTGACCTTCACGGTCCTCGAGGAGAAGCCCGTCGTCGCGAGGATCATCTCGGGAACGCTGGCCACCATCCTCAGCTACGTCCTCAACCGGGAATGGGCGTTCAAGAACCGCGGCGGCCGCGAGCGACATCACGAGGCACTGCTGTTCTTCGTGATCAGCGGGGTCGGCGTCATCCTGGCGGCCGCACCGCTGTGGCTCGCCAACAATGTGTTCGACCTGCGCAGCAACGTGACCGTGACCGAGCTGGTGATCCTCGACTTCGTGCTCGGCTTCATCATCGGCAACCTGCTCCAGATGGCATTCCGGTTCTGGGCGCTGCGAAAGTTCGCGTTCCCCGAGGAGACATTGCGTGGCGGCGACGCCGGCTCGACCGACCTGCACGCCGATGTCGACGAACTCAACGATGAGGAACTCGGTCACGCGTGA
- a CDS encoding bifunctional DNA primase/polymerase yields MIPPERRSPGSDQATGGTFQDTEQASGSHSSSTGLAIPDLHDDTDMLTAAMAYAKAGWYVLPTDPRDIKNPGSVVGKGWHSQSSRDPKVLAAWFAGTDYGIALHVGRSGAVVFDVDTPSNVPDVMRPHLQAAPYQSTRPDQERRGHYIFAAPPGRTIGNSTGKLGGAWGEIRGTNGVIIAAPTPHPRNGEYRWLTTGLVPALPDELGDLLPDGTPSADAATDAVVNQFVAEHTAAQRPELLTAVVDKLRADIAAGNSRHDSTMSALAWAMREAAAGLYPAKDAAERVWSVFKEAVLQDGSRTEQAAHNECWGMFSWAVAQALGADPEEVRRGAEERVSGEAFSFNPADWGIDVGQDADNANRAAEEYKPFAFQRGGAFIFDRAEVPRALWGSGDEILWAEGESLMIAGGMGLGKTTLLGLLIRAQLRLTGCGDGTLLGLPVAPVQGRVLALLMDRPHQAARALSRQFDTADRDVLDDQLMIWAAPPPADLAKRPELLLQLARDADAEVVFLDSVKDAAVGLSEDAVGAGYSRARSLLVADGRQLCELHHVTKRGANGGPPKEAADIYGSAWITNGTGSIILLAGEPGDPIVECRHVRQPVEEVGPLTLLHDHGAGTVVVHHHADLVELATAAQENGLTARDAAAALFCRNADATPTQAQIEKARRKLDRLATLGLLTAVKGATGGHVKTPTAWFPANAAVTL; encoded by the coding sequence ATGATTCCCCCGGAACGAAGAAGCCCCGGCAGCGACCAGGCCACCGGGGGCACCTTCCAAGATACCGAGCAGGCATCTGGGTCTCATTCTAGCTCAACAGGATTGGCAATCCCCGACCTGCATGACGACACCGACATGCTCACCGCGGCAATGGCCTACGCCAAGGCGGGGTGGTACGTGCTGCCCACCGATCCCAGGGACATCAAGAACCCCGGCAGCGTCGTGGGCAAGGGATGGCACTCGCAGTCCAGTCGCGATCCGAAGGTGCTTGCCGCCTGGTTCGCGGGCACCGACTACGGCATCGCATTACATGTCGGCCGATCCGGTGCCGTGGTGTTCGACGTCGACACACCAAGCAACGTGCCCGACGTCATGCGCCCGCACCTGCAGGCCGCGCCCTACCAGTCCACCCGCCCCGATCAGGAACGCCGGGGGCATTACATCTTCGCCGCGCCGCCCGGCCGAACCATCGGTAACAGCACCGGCAAACTGGGCGGCGCGTGGGGCGAGATCCGCGGCACCAACGGCGTGATCATCGCTGCGCCAACACCACACCCCAGAAACGGTGAATATCGTTGGCTAACAACTGGTCTGGTACCGGCGCTACCCGATGAACTCGGTGATCTGCTACCAGATGGAACACCGTCCGCGGACGCCGCCACCGACGCCGTGGTCAACCAGTTCGTGGCCGAGCACACCGCAGCGCAGCGGCCTGAGTTGCTGACCGCCGTAGTGGACAAGCTGCGCGCCGACATCGCCGCGGGCAACTCGCGTCACGACAGCACCATGAGCGCGCTCGCGTGGGCGATGCGCGAGGCCGCCGCGGGGTTGTATCCGGCGAAGGACGCCGCCGAGCGCGTGTGGTCGGTGTTCAAAGAAGCCGTCCTGCAGGATGGTTCGCGCACCGAACAGGCCGCGCACAACGAGTGCTGGGGCATGTTCTCCTGGGCGGTGGCGCAGGCACTCGGTGCCGACCCCGAGGAGGTGCGCCGCGGTGCCGAAGAGCGGGTATCCGGCGAGGCGTTCAGCTTCAACCCCGCTGACTGGGGCATCGATGTGGGCCAGGACGCCGACAACGCCAACCGTGCTGCCGAGGAGTACAAGCCGTTCGCCTTCCAACGCGGCGGTGCGTTCATCTTCGACCGCGCCGAGGTGCCGCGAGCGCTGTGGGGTAGCGGCGATGAGATCCTGTGGGCCGAGGGCGAATCGCTGATGATCGCCGGAGGCATGGGCCTGGGCAAGACCACCCTGCTGGGGCTACTGATCCGCGCCCAGCTGCGGCTGACAGGCTGCGGTGACGGCACGCTGCTGGGACTGCCCGTGGCCCCGGTGCAGGGGCGAGTTCTCGCCCTGCTGATGGACCGGCCCCACCAGGCAGCGCGAGCACTTTCCCGGCAGTTCGACACGGCTGACCGGGATGTGCTCGATGACCAGCTGATGATCTGGGCGGCTCCACCGCCGGCGGATCTGGCGAAGCGTCCCGAACTCCTGCTACAGCTGGCCCGAGACGCCGACGCCGAAGTGGTGTTCCTGGACTCGGTGAAAGACGCCGCCGTCGGGCTATCCGAAGACGCCGTCGGTGCCGGATACAGCCGGGCGCGCTCACTGCTGGTCGCCGATGGCCGTCAACTGTGCGAGCTGCACCACGTCACAAAGCGCGGTGCCAACGGCGGCCCGCCCAAGGAGGCCGCCGACATCTACGGCAGCGCCTGGATCACCAACGGCACCGGATCGATCATCCTGCTCGCCGGTGAACCCGGCGACCCCATCGTGGAATGCCGTCACGTCCGCCAGCCCGTCGAAGAGGTCGGGCCGCTGACGCTGCTGCACGACCACGGCGCGGGCACCGTCGTCGTGCATCACCACGCCGACCTGGTTGAGCTGGCTACGGCGGCGCAGGAGAACGGCCTCACCGCCAGGGACGCGGCCGCGGCGCTGTTCTGCCGGAACGCCGACGCCACGCCCACGCAGGCGCAGATCGAGAAGGCCCGGCGCAAGCTGGATCGGCTCGCGACGCTGGGCCTGCTGACCGCAGTGAAGGGTGCAACAGGCGGGCACGTGAAGACGCCCACAGCCTGGTTCCCGGCAAACGCGGCGGTGACGTTGTGA
- a CDS encoding HNH endonuclease: MLANATSDQHVGANHIKEHKMPWQGTGAGTGSHIPRRVRRAVILRDQGLCQLGYEGCTGFYQELDHVVGVAVRGVERTHTLTVEELQCVCRACHKRKTAWQAKAGRGLGEREPQRDHRLGRVALPTGFRYAPELHEHPQGTDPLPR, translated from the coding sequence GTGTTGGCCAATGCGACCAGCGACCAGCACGTTGGTGCCAATCACATCAAGGAGCACAAGATGCCGTGGCAAGGTACGGGCGCAGGCACTGGTAGCCACATCCCCAGGCGGGTACGCCGGGCCGTCATCCTGCGCGACCAGGGCCTGTGCCAGCTAGGCTACGAGGGCTGCACCGGCTTCTACCAGGAGCTGGACCACGTTGTGGGCGTGGCCGTCCGTGGCGTCGAGCGGACGCACACCTTGACAGTCGAGGAGCTGCAGTGCGTATGCCGTGCGTGCCACAAGCGCAAGACGGCATGGCAGGCCAAGGCTGGACGAGGGCTGGGCGAGCGCGAGCCGCAGCGTGACCACCGGCTAGGTCGGGTGGCACTGCCCACCGGCTTCCGTTATGCCCCTGAACTGCACGAACACCCCCAGGGGACGGACCCCCTGCCCCGGTAG
- the purE gene encoding 5-(carboxyamino)imidazole ribonucleotide mutase yields the protein MTDSESDSTESVEQTPEPTRPRVGLIMGSDSDWPTMEAAAEALAEFEVPFEVGVVSAHRTPQRMLDYASGAAARGISVIIAGAGGAAHLPGMVASATPLPVIGVPVQLRTLDGLDSLLSIVQMPAGVPVATVSIGGARNAGLLAVRILASADSGLRSRMEDFQRGLESMVLEKDAALREKLLGGE from the coding sequence ATGACCGACAGCGAATCGGACTCGACGGAGTCCGTCGAGCAGACCCCTGAGCCGACCCGACCGCGTGTCGGACTGATCATGGGCAGCGACTCCGACTGGCCGACAATGGAAGCCGCGGCCGAGGCGCTCGCCGAGTTCGAGGTTCCATTCGAGGTCGGCGTGGTGTCGGCGCATCGGACGCCGCAGCGCATGCTCGACTACGCGTCCGGCGCTGCGGCCCGGGGGATCTCGGTCATCATCGCCGGTGCCGGTGGCGCGGCACATCTACCCGGAATGGTCGCGTCCGCGACGCCGCTGCCGGTGATCGGCGTGCCGGTGCAGCTGCGCACCCTCGACGGCCTCGATTCGTTGCTGTCCATCGTGCAGATGCCTGCCGGGGTTCCGGTGGCGACGGTGTCGATCGGCGGTGCCCGTAACGCCGGCTTGTTGGCTGTGCGTATCCTCGCCTCCGCCGATTCCGGATTGCGTTCGCGCATGGAGGATTTCCAGCGGGGACTGGAATCGATGGTGCTGGAGAAGGACGCCGCGCTGCGGGAGAAGCTGCTCGGCGGGGAGTAG
- a CDS encoding sensor histidine kinase has protein sequence MRRRILNTMIAMIMAVGLLLGIPLSVIAWWWVSDNAHQNLDSRLKLISDQLISQEGSAGSVAEGTLDVAAFELLLPEGGRLTVRYPVGSGVDAVTVVGDPIEGATMEDAIGLGNAGSLLLEIPLSQVRDDQLAAIGIVALVVASSIAAGTIVAAVTAGRVADPLIDLAARAAAMAKGDFRSEWKSYGISELDRVSRALGDANSEIALRLEREGEIVGDVSHQLRSRLTAIQLRLDELSMHPDPAVVGEAEAALEQVERLSRELDEMVAASRNDPASPHDIDVEEMVRTLIGDFRAAFSAVGRSISATFGGDTTAVSARPGRLREAVSVLVDNALQHGAGTCRIHVDDLPSADMLRITVADEGPGIDDELVSLIFRRGFSAGRGNGVGLSLARALVEADGGRLELTSRRPPVFAIVVPSAQDPESTGSGEGGGPPAGRHPTITRDRVPHR, from the coding sequence ATGCGTCGCCGGATCCTGAACACGATGATCGCCATGATCATGGCGGTCGGTCTGTTGTTGGGCATACCCCTGAGCGTCATCGCCTGGTGGTGGGTCTCCGACAACGCCCACCAGAACCTCGACAGCCGGCTCAAGCTGATCTCCGATCAGCTGATCAGTCAGGAGGGGTCGGCCGGCAGCGTCGCCGAGGGGACGCTCGACGTCGCGGCCTTCGAGCTGCTGTTGCCCGAGGGTGGCAGGTTGACGGTCCGGTATCCGGTGGGCAGTGGGGTGGACGCTGTCACCGTCGTCGGCGACCCGATCGAGGGCGCGACGATGGAGGACGCGATCGGGCTCGGCAATGCGGGTTCGCTGCTGCTGGAGATCCCGCTCTCGCAGGTCCGCGATGACCAGCTCGCCGCGATAGGCATCGTCGCACTGGTGGTGGCGAGCTCCATCGCGGCCGGCACCATCGTGGCGGCGGTGACCGCGGGTCGGGTGGCCGACCCACTCATCGACCTGGCGGCCCGCGCGGCGGCGATGGCCAAGGGCGACTTCCGGTCGGAGTGGAAGTCGTATGGGATCAGCGAACTCGACCGGGTGTCGCGCGCGCTCGGCGACGCGAACTCGGAGATCGCGCTCCGTCTGGAGCGGGAGGGTGAGATCGTCGGCGACGTCTCGCATCAGCTGCGCAGCCGCCTCACCGCCATCCAGCTCCGACTCGACGAGCTGTCGATGCATCCCGATCCGGCCGTGGTCGGGGAGGCCGAGGCCGCCCTCGAGCAGGTGGAGCGGTTGTCCCGGGAGCTCGACGAGATGGTGGCCGCCTCCCGCAATGATCCGGCGTCGCCGCACGACATCGACGTCGAGGAGATGGTCCGCACCCTGATCGGCGACTTCCGCGCCGCCTTCAGCGCGGTCGGTCGGTCGATCTCGGCGACCTTCGGCGGCGACACCACCGCCGTCAGTGCCCGGCCGGGCCGGCTCCGCGAAGCCGTGAGCGTGCTGGTCGACAACGCGCTCCAGCACGGCGCCGGGACGTGCCGCATCCATGTCGACGATCTGCCGTCCGCCGACATGCTGCGCATCACGGTGGCCGACGAGGGGCCGGGCATCGACGACGAACTCGTGTCGTTGATCTTCCGCCGCGGGTTCTCCGCCGGGCGCGGCAACGGTGTGGGCCTGTCGCTGGCGCGGGCGCTGGTGGAGGCCGACGGTGGCCGCCTCGAACTCACCTCACGTCGTCCGCCGGTGTTCGCGATCGTCGTGCCGTCGGCGCAGGACCCCGAGTCGACCGGGTCCGGGGAGGGTGGCGGGCCGCCGGCCGGCCGACACCCGACGATCACGCGTGACCGAGTTCCTCATCGTTGA
- a CDS encoding PH domain-containing protein: MSYPRENLAPGEEIVLHRHPHWKCLLGPFLLFLIVTAVAGVLAGMVSGAQLGSTTRLVLLIIIGVVWLIAFAWYFVRPLVSWKTTHFVLTDRRVIFRNGIVTRSGIDIPVRRINTVEFRHGPIDRLLRTGTLIIESASDEPLSFDDIPQVERVHALLYHEVLDSHDDDGRAGDDRMTDDDRLDPRRDEGVGA; this comes from the coding sequence ATGTCCTATCCACGGGAGAACCTCGCCCCCGGCGAGGAGATCGTCCTGCATCGGCATCCGCATTGGAAATGCCTGCTCGGACCGTTTCTGCTGTTCCTGATCGTGACCGCGGTCGCGGGAGTGCTGGCCGGCATGGTCAGCGGGGCACAACTCGGGTCGACCACCAGGCTGGTGCTGCTCATCATCATCGGGGTCGTGTGGCTGATCGCGTTCGCCTGGTATTTCGTCCGGCCCCTGGTGTCGTGGAAGACGACGCATTTCGTCCTCACCGATCGCCGGGTGATCTTCCGCAACGGCATCGTGACGAGGTCGGGGATCGACATCCCGGTCCGACGGATCAACACCGTCGAGTTCCGGCACGGCCCGATCGACCGGCTGCTGCGGACCGGCACGCTCATCATCGAGTCCGCATCGGACGAGCCGCTGTCGTTCGACGACATCCCTCAGGTCGAGCGGGTGCACGCGTTGCTCTACCACGAGGTCCTGGATTCCCATGACGACGACGGGCGCGCCGGGGACGACCGGATGACCGATGACGACCGGCTCGATCCCCGACGCGACGAGGGGGTCGGCGCGTGA
- a CDS encoding WhiB family transcriptional regulator produces the protein MTEPIRTRQSWREPAEHPIVGLTSALAGLPRLPGAACRGWPEIFDAEAPADPRAPEALELCAGCPALQLCTAWVDALTPAQRPAGVVAGRLPPTPPKKPLRVPSPTTAENIAVRGRHGRNTPPKEITA, from the coding sequence ATGACCGAACCGATCCGCACCCGGCAGTCGTGGCGCGAACCCGCCGAGCACCCAATAGTCGGACTCACCTCCGCGCTTGCTGGTTTGCCGCGCCTGCCCGGTGCCGCCTGCCGGGGATGGCCGGAGATCTTCGACGCCGAAGCCCCGGCCGATCCCCGCGCACCGGAGGCGTTGGAACTGTGCGCCGGATGTCCGGCGCTGCAGCTGTGCACCGCCTGGGTCGACGCGCTGACGCCAGCGCAACGCCCTGCCGGTGTTGTCGCGGGCCGTCTGCCCCCGACGCCGCCTAAGAAGCCGCTGCGGGTGCCGTCACCCACCACCGCGGAGAACATCGCCGTCCGTGGCCGACACGGCCGCAACACACCACCGAAGGAGATCACCGCATGA